In Nitrospirota bacterium, a single genomic region encodes these proteins:
- the pgsA gene encoding CDP-diacylglycerol--glycerol-3-phosphate 3-phosphatidyltransferase, with amino-acid sequence MTTLKLNLPTILTLSRIVLIPFFVLSVYTHPVIGALVFSIASITDFLDGYLARRSGQITKFGIIMDPLADKFLVISALIVLVDMERVSAFVAIILIVRDFLVTGLRVVALSKDIVIPAEMGGKLKTTAQITAVLCLILMGSIFDKLPFDLYDIGMVFIWIALVLSVTSGVQYTISFWKKV; translated from the coding sequence ATGACTACTTTAAAGCTTAACCTTCCGACGATCCTGACACTGAGCAGGATCGTTCTCATTCCCTTCTTCGTTTTGTCGGTCTATACCCATCCGGTGATCGGTGCCCTGGTGTTCAGCATAGCTTCGATCACGGATTTTCTTGACGGATACCTTGCACGGCGGTCCGGCCAGATCACCAAGTTCGGCATCATTATGGACCCTCTTGCAGACAAGTTCCTGGTGATATCAGCGCTCATCGTTCTTGTTGACATGGAAAGGGTGTCTGCATTCGTTGCAATAATTCTTATTGTACGGGATTTTCTGGTAACGGGTTTGAGGGTCGTGGCCCTTTCAAAGGATATTGTTATCCCGGCAGAAATGGGAGGTAAACTTAAAACTACTGCCCAGATAACAGCAGTCCTCTGCCTCATACTCATGGGCAGCATCTTTGATAAGCTTCCTTTCGATCTGTATGACATCGGCATGGTATTTATCTGGATCGCCCTTGTGTTGTCCGTGACATCAGGCGTGCAATACACGATCTCGTTCTGGAAAAAAGTGTGA